One part of the Geoalkalibacter sp. genome encodes these proteins:
- a CDS encoding tetratricopeptide repeat protein, which translates to MLRFCLMALLLTLATGCSMPRVIVLNDPLDAAQHNDLGVAHEARGDLDLATRAYERAAQLDRRWALPLVNLGNVLAAQQDWRGAARAYEEALGRDPVDPVALNNLAWVLLQKGDLERSLTRIREALALAPDNPLLLETLAEVHLARGEKAQARSALAAALEIDPELPLDEDLRRLLRE; encoded by the coding sequence ATGCTGCGTTTTTGTCTGATGGCTCTGCTGCTGACCTTGGCGACCGGCTGCTCGATGCCGCGCGTCATCGTCCTCAACGATCCCCTCGACGCCGCCCAGCACAATGATCTGGGGGTGGCCCATGAGGCACGAGGCGATTTGGATCTGGCGACGCGGGCCTATGAGCGCGCCGCGCAACTGGATCGACGCTGGGCCCTGCCGCTGGTCAACCTGGGCAATGTCCTGGCGGCTCAACAGGACTGGCGTGGCGCCGCCCGCGCCTATGAAGAGGCGCTTGGCCGCGATCCCGTCGATCCCGTCGCCCTCAACAATCTGGCCTGGGTGCTGCTGCAGAAGGGCGATCTGGAGCGCTCCCTGACGCGCATTCGCGAGGCGCTCGCCCTGGCGCCCGATAACCCTTTGCTCCTCGAAACTCTCGCCGAGGTGCATCTGGCCCGCGGCGAAAAGGCGCAGGCGCGCTCCGCCCTGGCCGCCGCCCTGGAAATCGACCCGGAGCTGCCTCTTGATGAAGACCTGCGGCGCTTGCTGCGGGAATGA
- a CDS encoding C39 family peptidase has protein sequence MPVRIWMLLTLSLLLGCAAARQETWSPGQPGLQLVEGVPFFAQQAPDDCGPAALASLLAHAGQTPDLAQVSAEVYDARLGGSLLADMENYARRQGLQTRSGRGDLAFLRGQITSGRPLAVLIDKGVGPWRRPHYLVVIGFDERRFLVHDGRTAGVFMDADELDRRWSAMNRLYLYLQ, from the coding sequence GTGCCCGTGCGCATTTGGATGCTCCTGACGCTTTCGCTGCTGCTTGGTTGCGCAGCCGCGCGGCAGGAAACCTGGAGCCCCGGGCAACCGGGGCTTCAGCTTGTTGAAGGGGTGCCGTTTTTTGCGCAACAGGCGCCCGACGATTGCGGCCCGGCGGCCCTGGCCTCGCTTCTTGCCCATGCCGGACAGACGCCGGATCTGGCGCAGGTTTCGGCGGAGGTTTATGATGCGCGCCTGGGCGGTTCCCTTCTCGCCGATATGGAAAATTATGCCCGCCGGCAAGGCTTGCAGACCCGCTCCGGTCGCGGCGACCTTGCGTTTTTGCGAGGGCAAATCACTTCCGGCCGGCCCCTGGCGGTACTCATCGACAAGGGCGTGGGTCCTTGGCGGCGACCCCATTATCTGGTGGTGATCGGTTTTGACGAGCGCCGCTTTTTGGTCCATGACGGGCGCACGGCCGGGGTCTTCATGGACGCGGACGAGTTGGACCGGCGCTGGAGCGCCATGAACCGGCTTTACCTCTATCTGCAGTGA
- a CDS encoding PA2779 family protein — protein sequence MDRKRIWILDSRICWVVLMAFTLLSLVPNHSFAGLMESRLSTGEGYTQRADDLDKIRQALQQEVVAQRLADYGFSSAEIAAKLPTLSDEQIHQIAGLTDSLGEGADGLGLVIAVLVIVLLVVLILKLSDKQIIIK from the coding sequence ATGGACCGTAAACGCATCTGGATTCTCGACAGTCGGATTTGCTGGGTCGTGCTGATGGCCTTCACCCTGTTGTCCCTGGTGCCCAACCATTCCTTCGCCGGATTGATGGAGAGTCGTTTGTCAACGGGCGAGGGTTACACCCAGCGGGCCGATGACTTGGATAAAATTCGTCAGGCTCTGCAGCAGGAAGTCGTGGCCCAGCGCCTGGCCGATTATGGCTTCAGCAGCGCGGAGATCGCCGCCAAGCTGCCGACCCTCTCCGACGAACAGATCCATCAGATCGCCGGGCTGACGGACAGCCTCGGCGAAGGGGCCGACGGCCTGGGACTGGTGATCGCGGTTCTGGTCATCGTGCTGCTGGTGGTGCTGATTCTCAAGCTCTCCGACAAACAGATCATCATCAAATAG
- a CDS encoding DnaJ C-terminal domain-containing protein produces the protein MAKDYYSILGVSKGASPEDIKKAYRKLALKYHPDKNPGDKKAEEKFKDITEAYAVLSDAEKRKQYDQFGESGFHQRYSQEDIFRGFDVGDIFREFGFGTEDIFSHLFGGRGAAFGGGTRVRPRSLKGQDYSLAINLPLREAVLGGERRLEFRHDGQPHSVQVRIPPGVESGSRLRLPGKGGPSPSGGPPGDLFLDVEVSPDPVFSREGNDLLVRVRVPFSGVCLGTTAEVPTLAGTKRIKIPAGIQSGAKIRLKGYGVPAHRNRPQGDLYAVVEVEVPQDLTARQRELLEKLRKEGL, from the coding sequence ATGGCCAAGGACTATTACAGCATTCTCGGTGTGAGCAAGGGCGCCTCGCCCGAGGACATCAAAAAAGCCTACCGCAAGCTGGCCCTCAAATATCATCCCGACAAGAATCCGGGCGACAAGAAGGCCGAGGAAAAGTTCAAGGACATCACCGAGGCCTACGCGGTGCTCTCCGACGCCGAAAAACGCAAGCAGTACGATCAATTCGGCGAAAGCGGCTTCCATCAGCGCTACAGCCAGGAAGACATCTTCCGCGGCTTTGATGTGGGCGACATTTTCCGCGAATTCGGCTTCGGCACCGAGGACATTTTCTCCCACCTGTTCGGCGGCCGCGGTGCCGCCTTCGGCGGCGGTACCCGGGTGCGGCCGCGCAGCCTCAAGGGCCAGGATTATTCCCTGGCCATCAACCTGCCCCTGCGCGAAGCGGTGCTGGGCGGCGAGCGGCGTCTTGAATTTCGCCACGACGGTCAGCCGCACAGCGTGCAGGTGCGCATTCCTCCCGGCGTCGAGAGCGGCAGCCGGCTGCGCCTGCCCGGCAAGGGCGGCCCCAGCCCTTCCGGCGGCCCGCCGGGCGATCTGTTTCTTGACGTCGAAGTGAGCCCCGACCCGGTCTTTTCCCGCGAGGGCAACGATCTGCTGGTCCGGGTAAGGGTGCCCTTCAGCGGCGTCTGCCTGGGCACCACCGCTGAGGTACCCACCCTGGCGGGGACCAAGCGCATCAAAATCCCCGCCGGGATTCAATCGGGCGCCAAGATCCGCCTCAAGGGCTACGGCGTGCCCGCGCACCGCAACCGGCCACAGGGCGATCTCTACGCCGTCGTGGAGGTCGAAGTGCCGCAGGATCTCACCGCCCGGCAACGGGAACTCCTGGAAAAACTCAGAAAGGAGGGGCTTTAG
- the hemH gene encoding ferrochelatase, which yields MKDDNPGSPIGIVLLNMGGPDALEAVEPFLYNLFSDRDLIQLPLGALLQKPFARLISRRRAKMVVENYRAIGGKSPLLRWTSVQAQGIAARLGSAFRPYVAMRYWAPRADEAVARMKADGVERAVVLSMYPHYTGATTGSSVKDFRRAAVTLHPNLKYRVIEQWYDWPGYLDALALCVREGLESFPEELRPLVQILFSAHALPQKFIDRGDPYLEHVLDTTRGVMKRVGNRSWRLGFQSRSGPVKWMEPDTVEVIDQLAAEGRQAVLLVPISFVSDHIETLHEIDIEYRAHARAKGIAHFARSPSLNDRPEFLTAMADLVRQEVENWR from the coding sequence ATGAAGGATGACAACCCTGGCAGTCCCATCGGGATCGTCCTGCTCAACATGGGCGGTCCCGATGCGCTGGAGGCGGTCGAGCCATTTCTCTACAACCTGTTTTCCGACCGCGACCTGATCCAACTGCCCCTCGGCGCGCTTCTGCAAAAGCCCTTTGCGCGGCTGATCTCCCGGCGGCGCGCCAAGATGGTGGTGGAAAACTACCGCGCCATCGGCGGTAAGAGCCCGCTGTTGCGCTGGACCAGCGTTCAGGCCCAGGGCATCGCCGCGCGGCTGGGTTCCGCGTTCCGGCCTTATGTGGCCATGCGCTACTGGGCGCCTCGCGCCGACGAGGCCGTGGCGCGGATGAAAGCCGATGGCGTCGAGCGCGCGGTGGTGCTCTCCATGTATCCTCATTACACGGGCGCCACCACCGGCAGCAGTGTCAAGGATTTTCGCCGCGCCGCGGTCACGCTGCATCCCAACCTCAAATATCGCGTCATCGAGCAGTGGTACGACTGGCCGGGTTATCTCGACGCCCTGGCGCTGTGCGTGCGCGAGGGGCTGGAGAGCTTTCCCGAGGAACTGCGGCCCCTGGTGCAGATCCTGTTCAGCGCCCATGCGCTGCCGCAGAAGTTCATCGACCGCGGCGACCCCTATCTGGAGCATGTGCTCGATACCACGCGCGGCGTCATGAAGCGTGTCGGCAATCGCTCCTGGCGCCTGGGCTTTCAGAGTCGCAGCGGGCCGGTCAAATGGATGGAGCCCGACACCGTCGAGGTCATCGACCAACTGGCCGCCGAAGGTCGCCAGGCCGTGCTGTTGGTGCCCATCTCCTTTGTCTCGGATCACATCGAAACGCTGCATGAGATCGATATCGAATACCGCGCCCACGCCCGGGCCAAGGGCATCGCGCATTTCGCGCGCAGCCCATCCCTCAACGATCGACCTGAATTTCTGACCGCCATGGCGGATCTGGTGAGACAAGAGGTGGAGAACTGGCGATGA
- the hemE gene encoding uroporphyrinogen decarboxylase — translation MSDYRFLKACWGEPVDRTPVWLMRQAGRYLPQYMAVRSKVTFLELCKTPELAAEVTIQPIDYLGADAAILFSDILTPVEPMGLKLDFVPGPVFEKPVRTQADVDALRIPVMEEDVPYVLETIRILRREFEGRVPLIGFGGAPFTLACYMVEGKGSKDFAHIKRMMYAAPEVYAALMDKITEMDRQYLNAQIAAGAQAIQIFDTWGGIVSPSDYEKYILPYTTKLINGLNRTGVPIIHFVKGAGTMLDLVKRAGSDVVGLDWHINLGKARNLLGSEVAVQGNLDPTVLYAPPAHIEREVQRILDENGGRPGHIFNLGHGILPTVPPEHAKFMVECVHRLSSKG, via the coding sequence ATGTCCGATTATCGTTTTCTCAAGGCCTGCTGGGGCGAGCCCGTCGATCGCACGCCCGTGTGGCTCATGCGTCAGGCCGGCCGCTATCTGCCCCAGTACATGGCGGTGCGCTCCAAGGTGACCTTCCTTGAGCTGTGCAAGACGCCGGAACTGGCCGCCGAGGTCACCATCCAGCCCATCGATTACCTGGGCGCCGATGCCGCCATCCTGTTTTCCGACATTCTCACCCCCGTCGAGCCCATGGGCCTCAAGCTTGATTTCGTGCCGGGGCCGGTGTTCGAAAAGCCGGTGCGCACCCAGGCCGATGTCGATGCCCTGCGCATTCCGGTGATGGAAGAGGATGTGCCCTACGTGCTGGAAACCATCCGCATCCTGCGCCGCGAGTTCGAGGGGCGCGTGCCGCTGATCGGTTTCGGCGGGGCGCCCTTCACCCTGGCCTGCTACATGGTGGAAGGCAAGGGCAGCAAGGATTTCGCCCACATCAAGCGCATGATGTATGCCGCCCCCGAGGTTTACGCGGCGCTCATGGACAAGATCACCGAGATGGATCGCCAGTACCTCAACGCGCAGATCGCGGCGGGCGCCCAGGCCATCCAGATTTTTGATACCTGGGGGGGCATCGTTTCGCCCTCCGATTACGAAAAATACATCCTGCCCTACACCACCAAGCTGATCAACGGCCTCAACCGCACCGGCGTGCCCATCATCCATTTCGTCAAGGGCGCGGGCACCATGCTCGATCTGGTCAAACGCGCCGGTTCCGACGTGGTCGGCCTCGACTGGCACATCAATTTGGGCAAGGCACGCAACCTGCTGGGCAGCGAGGTGGCGGTGCAGGGCAATCTCGACCCCACGGTGCTCTACGCGCCGCCGGCCCATATCGAACGCGAGGTCCAGCGCATTCTCGACGAAAACGGTGGACGTCCGGGCCACATCTTCAACCTCGGCCACGGCATTTTGCCCACGGTGCCGCCCGAGCACGCCAAGTTCATGGTCGAATGCGTGCATCGTCTGAGCAGCAAGGGCTGA
- a CDS encoding radical SAM/SPASM domain-containing protein produces MAAATATEEFIPKWIAWETTQRCNLKCVHCRCSSDMLSSEGDFTTEEAYKLIDDICAVSTPVMVLSGGEPLLRADIWDIARYGTSKGLRMCMATNGTLIDDAVCAKMKEVDLKMVSLSLDGSTAEIHDNFRNCPGAFAGVVRAAETLKRNGIKFLINSSFTKRNQQDIGATFRLAKSLGATAWYMFMIVPTGRGEEIMSELISGEDYEEILKWHYQQERLEDDILMRPTCAPHYYRIVPQMAKAEGVDFQRRSLTFSTGGGKGCIAAQTICLIDCFGNLKPCSYFHSSVGNVKQVPFKELWFNSRVFNDLRDTKKYKGKCGECEFINVCGGCRARADAVYGDYMQEEPFCSYIPPRTRKRLAKEAAELAPKP; encoded by the coding sequence ATGGCCGCTGCAACCGCCACCGAGGAATTCATCCCCAAATGGATCGCCTGGGAGACCACCCAGCGCTGCAACCTGAAATGTGTGCACTGCCGCTGCTCGTCGGACATGCTGTCCTCCGAGGGCGATTTCACCACCGAGGAAGCCTATAAGCTCATCGACGACATCTGCGCGGTCAGCACTCCGGTCATGGTTTTGTCCGGCGGCGAGCCGCTGCTGCGCGCCGATATCTGGGACATCGCCCGCTACGGCACGAGCAAGGGTCTGCGCATGTGCATGGCGACCAACGGCACGCTGATCGACGATGCGGTCTGCGCCAAGATGAAAGAGGTCGACCTCAAGATGGTGTCTCTCTCCCTTGATGGTTCGACGGCCGAGATTCACGACAACTTCCGCAATTGCCCCGGCGCCTTCGCGGGCGTGGTGCGCGCCGCCGAAACCCTGAAGCGCAACGGCATCAAATTTCTCATCAACTCCTCCTTCACCAAGCGCAACCAGCAGGACATCGGCGCCACCTTCCGGCTGGCCAAGAGCCTGGGCGCCACGGCCTGGTACATGTTCATGATCGTGCCCACCGGGCGCGGCGAGGAGATCATGAGCGAGCTGATTTCCGGCGAGGATTACGAGGAGATCCTCAAGTGGCACTACCAGCAGGAGCGCCTGGAGGACGACATCCTCATGCGGCCGACCTGCGCGCCGCACTACTACCGCATCGTGCCGCAGATGGCCAAGGCCGAAGGGGTCGATTTCCAGCGCCGCTCCCTGACCTTTTCCACCGGCGGCGGCAAGGGCTGCATCGCCGCGCAGACCATCTGCCTCATCGACTGCTTCGGCAACCTCAAGCCGTGCAGCTATTTTCATTCCTCGGTGGGCAACGTCAAGCAGGTGCCCTTCAAGGAACTCTGGTTCAACTCGCGGGTGTTCAACGATCTGCGCGACACCAAGAAGTACAAAGGCAAATGCGGCGAGTGCGAATTCATCAACGTGTGCGGCGGCTGCCGCGCGCGCGCCGACGCGGTTTACGGCGACTACATGCAGGAGGAGCCCTTCTGCAGCTATATTCCGCCGCGCACCCGCAAGCGCCTGGCAAAAGAGGCGGCCGAACTGGCGCCGAAACCCTGA
- a CDS encoding c-type cytochrome domain-containing protein: MATWILVLLGTLPWLLGPTAAHAVEPAWPEVQELFTRHCVICHGAGLASQGLRLDSRESVLAGGSNGPVVVAGNPDDSELMRRIRGQSLPRMPLTGPPYLNDAETALIADWIRALGAQTAADVAPADAASPPSAEPGPFSPVAAILVPRCATCHSPNGRMGPAPEGFVATSYENLLDARERAWIVPGHPLASELARRIRGQSLPRMPFDGPPYLGEEDIEIVENWIAAGAPNDQGQTAPLPVGARVRLGGTLSGRWQLDGLPLRVAPGTRIRENLSLGQRVEVRGWVESDGAIAAERIRSR, from the coding sequence ATGGCGACATGGATTCTGGTTCTGCTCGGCACCCTGCCCTGGCTGCTCGGCCCCACGGCGGCGCATGCCGTCGAACCTGCTTGGCCCGAGGTGCAAGAACTGTTCACCCGACACTGCGTCATCTGCCACGGCGCGGGCCTAGCCAGCCAGGGATTGCGCCTGGACAGTCGCGAATCGGTATTGGCCGGCGGCAGCAACGGCCCGGTGGTCGTTGCCGGAAATCCCGACGACAGCGAACTCATGCGGCGCATCCGCGGCCAGTCGCTGCCGCGCATGCCCCTGACCGGACCTCCCTACCTGAACGACGCGGAAACGGCGCTGATCGCAGACTGGATTCGCGCCCTGGGCGCGCAAACCGCCGCCGACGTTGCACCCGCCGATGCCGCATCGCCGCCGTCCGCGGAGCCCGGGCCTTTTTCCCCGGTCGCCGCCATCCTGGTGCCGCGCTGCGCCACCTGCCACAGCCCCAACGGACGCATGGGACCTGCCCCAGAAGGCTTTGTCGCCACCAGCTACGAAAACCTGCTCGACGCCCGCGAACGGGCCTGGATCGTCCCCGGCCACCCCTTGGCGAGCGAACTGGCGCGGCGCATCCGCGGCCAATCGCTGCCGCGCATGCCCTTTGACGGACCGCCCTATCTCGGTGAGGAGGACATCGAGATCGTCGAGAATTGGATCGCCGCCGGAGCCCCGAACGACCAGGGCCAGACGGCACCCCTGCCGGTTGGGGCGCGCGTGCGCCTGGGCGGAACGCTCAGCGGCCGCTGGCAACTCGACGGCCTTCCTCTGCGGGTCGCTCCAGGCACCCGCATTCGCGAAAATTTGAGCCTGGGACAGCGCGTGGAAGTCCGGGGATGGGTGGAAAGTGACGGAGCGATCGCGGCGGAGCGCATACGCTCGCGCTAA
- a CDS encoding NAD(P)H-dependent flavin oxidoreductase yields MIKTLTIGKHRISYPLIQGGMGVRVSGGRLAGHVARCGGVGIVATAGIGINSSYYSESNYFAANAQALHDEIRKAYEIAPEGVIGTNCMVAVSDYDELVRVSCAAGAKIIISGAGLPLNLPALTADYPDVALVPIVSSVKAAELIARKWKKGYDRLPDAVIVEDPDTAGGHLGEKPENIGTGQYDQYATVRGVKAYFREAFGIDMPVIAAGGIWDRADVRHALEQGADGVQMASRFVCTEECDAEDSYKQAYLQCRPEDIGLIMSPAGLPGRAIRANIDAVRQRDLDHGVICPSGCLKKCTYKEGQDRFCIVHALDRAQRGDVETGLVFCGTNAWKADRITTVQAIFDELFDLADGVPLERAANG; encoded by the coding sequence ATGATCAAAACCCTGACCATCGGCAAGCACCGTATCTCCTATCCCCTCATCCAGGGAGGGATGGGCGTGCGCGTTTCCGGCGGACGTCTTGCGGGCCACGTGGCCCGCTGCGGCGGGGTGGGCATCGTCGCCACCGCCGGTATCGGGATCAACAGTTCCTACTACTCCGAGAGCAATTACTTCGCCGCCAACGCCCAGGCCCTGCACGACGAGATCCGCAAGGCCTATGAAATCGCCCCCGAGGGCGTGATCGGCACCAACTGCATGGTCGCGGTCTCCGACTACGACGAGCTGGTGCGGGTATCCTGCGCGGCCGGGGCCAAGATCATCATCAGCGGCGCCGGCCTTCCCCTCAATCTGCCGGCCCTGACGGCCGATTATCCCGATGTGGCGCTGGTGCCCATCGTCTCCTCCGTCAAGGCGGCCGAACTGATCGCGCGCAAATGGAAAAAGGGCTACGACCGTCTGCCCGACGCGGTGATCGTCGAGGACCCCGACACCGCCGGCGGACATCTCGGCGAGAAGCCGGAGAACATCGGCACCGGCCAGTATGATCAGTACGCCACGGTGCGCGGCGTCAAGGCCTACTTCCGCGAGGCCTTCGGCATCGACATGCCGGTGATCGCCGCCGGCGGCATCTGGGATCGCGCCGATGTGCGCCACGCCCTGGAGCAGGGCGCCGACGGCGTGCAGATGGCCAGCCGCTTCGTGTGCACCGAGGAGTGCGACGCCGAGGATTCCTACAAACAGGCCTATCTCCAATGTCGCCCCGAGGACATCGGCCTGATCATGAGTCCGGCCGGGTTGCCCGGGCGCGCCATTCGCGCCAACATCGACGCCGTGCGTCAGCGCGATCTCGATCACGGGGTGATCTGTCCCTCGGGCTGCCTCAAGAAATGCACCTACAAGGAAGGCCAGGATCGTTTCTGCATCGTTCACGCCCTGGATCGCGCCCAGCGCGGCGACGTGGAAACCGGCTTGGTGTTCTGCGGCACCAACGCCTGGAAGGCCGATCGCATCACCACCGTGCAGGCGATCTTCGATGAACTCTTCGATCTGGCCGACGGCGTTCCCCTGGAGCGGGCGGCCAACGGCTGA
- a CDS encoding sensor histidine kinase has protein sequence MKFWKKIFNPLMALIAIQLAWLLVVLVWIRWFVSSHQKLRELAEKYSPELLHGSVDWLLLAEGLILLVLILGGVYVIFIYWRRQAALYREQKKFISQVTHELKSPLASIQLHLETIRLRQPPPEKLDAFVATMLADTQRLHGLINNLLTANRLELKAPRLSLRRADLSAFVGNYFAQQRASLPAGAKLSLEIESGLISPFESESLETVLRNLLENALVYSDPPADIEVSLRGEKNYCHLQVRDRGRGLDTSELKKVFRIFYRANRGNERVPGTGLGLFIARAIIRRHRGKIWMESAGPGQGACVHILLPRVAEPS, from the coding sequence ATGAAATTCTGGAAAAAGATCTTCAATCCCCTGATGGCGCTCATCGCCATCCAACTCGCCTGGCTGCTGGTGGTGCTGGTGTGGATCCGCTGGTTCGTCAGCTCCCACCAGAAACTGCGCGAACTGGCGGAAAAATACAGCCCCGAACTGCTGCACGGCAGCGTCGACTGGCTGCTGCTCGCCGAAGGCCTGATCCTGCTGGTCCTGATTCTCGGCGGCGTGTACGTCATCTTTATCTACTGGCGCCGCCAGGCGGCTTTGTACCGCGAGCAGAAAAAATTCATCTCCCAGGTCACCCATGAGCTCAAGTCGCCCCTGGCCTCCATCCAACTTCATCTCGAAACCATCCGCCTGCGCCAGCCGCCGCCCGAAAAGCTCGATGCCTTCGTCGCCACCATGCTCGCCGACACCCAGCGCCTGCACGGACTCATCAACAATCTGCTCACCGCCAACCGCCTGGAACTCAAGGCGCCGCGCCTGAGCTTGCGCCGCGCCGATCTCTCGGCCTTCGTCGGAAACTATTTCGCCCAGCAGCGCGCCTCGCTGCCGGCCGGCGCGAAATTATCCCTGGAGATCGAAAGCGGCCTGATCAGCCCCTTTGAGAGTGAATCCCTGGAAACGGTGCTGCGCAACCTGCTGGAGAACGCCCTGGTTTACAGCGATCCGCCGGCGGACATCGAGGTGAGCCTGCGAGGCGAAAAAAATTACTGTCACCTGCAGGTTCGCGACCGGGGCCGGGGTCTGGACACCTCGGAACTGAAAAAAGTGTTCCGCATCTTCTATCGCGCCAACCGCGGCAACGAAAGGGTGCCCGGCACGGGGCTCGGCCTGTTCATCGCCCGCGCCATCATTCGCCGCCACCGCGGCAAAATCTGGATGGAAAGCGCAGGGCCGGGACAGGGCGCCTGCGTTCACATCCTCCTGCCGCGTGTCGCGGAGCCCTCATGA
- a CDS encoding response regulator transcription factor, which translates to MNPSAPPAYRILVVEDEPHIAQGLVFNLEHEGFAVTHAESGEEALRLLESAPVDLLVLDLMLPGISGLEVCRRSRRRYPHLPILMLTALSRDQDRIAGLAEGADDYLAKPFNLEEFLLRVKAILRRAQRQNGAAMLAAVYRFGDNQVDLQGARAQTPRGGFDLTELEVRMLELFFAREKELVTRQELLQKVWGMAPDTETRTLDNFIVRLRKYFEKNPARPMHFRTVRGRGYRFYRE; encoded by the coding sequence ATGAACCCTTCCGCCCCGCCCGCCTATCGCATCCTCGTCGTCGAGGACGAACCCCACATCGCCCAAGGCCTGGTGTTCAACCTGGAACACGAGGGGTTTGCCGTAACCCACGCCGAAAGCGGCGAAGAAGCCTTGCGCCTTCTGGAAAGCGCACCCGTGGATCTGCTCGTCCTCGACCTGATGTTGCCGGGCATCTCGGGGCTGGAGGTCTGCCGCCGCAGCCGCCGGCGCTACCCCCATCTGCCGATTCTCATGCTCACCGCCCTCTCCCGGGATCAGGATCGCATCGCCGGTCTGGCCGAGGGGGCCGACGACTACCTCGCCAAGCCTTTCAACCTCGAGGAATTTTTGCTGCGGGTCAAAGCCATCCTGCGGCGCGCGCAGCGCCAGAACGGCGCCGCGATGCTCGCCGCGGTGTATCGCTTCGGCGACAACCAGGTCGATCTGCAGGGCGCGCGGGCGCAAACGCCGCGGGGCGGCTTCGATCTGACGGAACTGGAAGTCAGGATGCTGGAATTGTTCTTCGCGCGGGAAAAAGAGTTGGTCACGCGGCAGGAATTGCTGCAGAAGGTCTGGGGCATGGCGCCCGACACGGAAACGCGCACCCTGGACAACTTCATCGTGCGACTGCGCAAGTATTTCGAAAAAAACCCCGCCCGCCCGATGCATTTTCGCACCGTGCGCGGGCGGGGCTACCGGTTTTACCGCGAGTAG
- a CDS encoding NAD(P)/FAD-dependent oxidoreductase, with product MKKDILEKGAIIQRDKETYAIAPHIPGGITNPAQLRKIADVADKYQAQSLKITSAQRIAIIGFDEGHLDAIWEDLGEKPGAAIGLCVRSVKICPGTTYCKRGQQDSVKVGLEMDDRYHGLELPWKFKMGVSGCINDCAEGCIKDVALIGTPKGWNLMVGGNGGAQPRLSHKLVEHVPTDEQALALVDHLVNWFKKQDRRCRLGKFIEEMGIDAFREEALRDFGG from the coding sequence ATGAAAAAGGATATTCTCGAAAAAGGCGCGATCATTCAGCGCGATAAGGAAACCTACGCCATCGCCCCGCATATTCCGGGCGGCATCACCAACCCCGCCCAGTTGCGCAAAATCGCTGACGTCGCCGACAAGTACCAGGCGCAATCCCTGAAAATCACCAGTGCCCAGCGCATCGCCATCATCGGCTTCGACGAGGGACATCTCGACGCCATCTGGGAAGATCTCGGCGAGAAGCCCGGTGCCGCCATCGGCCTGTGCGTGCGCTCCGTCAAGATCTGTCCCGGCACCACCTATTGCAAGCGCGGCCAGCAGGATTCGGTCAAGGTCGGACTGGAGATGGACGACAGGTATCACGGCTTGGAACTGCCGTGGAAATTCAAGATGGGTGTGTCGGGGTGCATCAACGACTGCGCCGAGGGCTGCATCAAGGACGTCGCCCTGATCGGCACGCCCAAGGGCTGGAATCTCATGGTCGGGGGCAACGGCGGCGCCCAGCCGCGCCTCTCTCATAAGCTGGTGGAGCATGTGCCGACGGATGAGCAGGCCCTGGCCCTGGTCGATCATCTGGTCAATTGGTTTAAAAAGCAGGACCGACGCTGCCGCCTCGGCAAGTTCATCGAGGAAATGGGCATCGACGCCTTTCGCGAGGAAGCCTTGCGCGATTTCGGGGGATGA
- a CDS encoding response regulator yields the protein MKKILVVDDQLTVRRLVEMTLETRGMRVLQAESGEAGIALARAGRPDLILMDIMMPGGMDGFEAVRILRSQPETSACPIIMLTAKDQKTERLRAFEAGVSDYLAKPFKLSDLLQKVDNLLQPVAAKG from the coding sequence ATGAAGAAGATTTTGGTGGTGGACGACCAGCTGACCGTGCGCCGACTGGTGGAGATGACCCTGGAAACCCGCGGCATGCGCGTGCTGCAGGCCGAAAGCGGCGAAGCGGGCATCGCCTTGGCGCGCGCCGGGCGACCCGATCTGATCCTCATGGATATCATGATGCCGGGCGGCATGGATGGATTTGAAGCCGTGCGGATTCTGCGTTCCCAGCCTGAAACCAGCGCCTGCCCCATCATCATGCTGACTGCCAAGGATCAGAAAACCGAGCGGCTCCGGGCCTTCGAGGCAGGGGTCAGCGATTATCTGGCCAAGCCCTTCAAGCTCAGCGATCTTCTGCAAAAAGTCGACAATCTGCTCCAGCCGGTTGCCGCCAAAGGTTGA